From Planctomycetota bacterium:
ACGGTGTCGAGGCACTCGACGGGGTTGGGCCCGTAGCCAATGACATCGCCGAGGCAGACGATGCGGTCCACGCCCCGCCGATCGATCTCGGCGAGGACGGTCGTGAGGGCTTCGAGGTTGCCGTGGATGTCGCTGATGATCGCGATCATGAATCGAACCGGCACGGTAAGGCTGGCGGCATGGGCGGTCAATCGGGGCTAAGGTGCGACACGCATGGGTCAGACACTGGGCATCACGTTATTGGGCCATGGCACCGTCGGACGGGCCGTGCGACAGATCATCACCGAACGCGGCGACCTGCTGGCCCGGCGGGTCGGAGCGACGCTCGACGTTCGGCACGTTGTGGTGCGCGACCCGAGCCAGCACGACATCGACACTACCACCGACGCCGAGGCCGCGATCGCCGACTGCGACGTTGTCGTCGAGCTCATCGGTGGTACGACGCGGGCCAAGGAACTCGTCGAGCTTGCGCTGCGCTCGGGCAAACACGTGGTCACGGCGAACAAGTCGCTCATCGCCGCCCACGGGCCGGAGCTATTCGCATTGGCCCGGGAGAACAACGCTGCCATCGGCTTCGAGGCGTCGTGTGCCGGCGGCATTCCGATCGTCCACGCCCTCACCGGGGGCCTGCTCGCCAACGACCACCACGCCCTCGTCGGCATCCTCAACGGCACCTGCAATTTCATCCTGACCAAGATGACCGCCGAGGGGGCGGCGTACGACGAGGCATTGACCGAAGCACAAACCGCCGGCTTCGCCGAGGCCGACCCGACGCTCGATGTCACCGGCCGCGACGCGGCCCAGAAACTTTCCATCCTCGCCTCGCTCGCCTTCGATGCCGCCGTGGTCGAGGACGACGTGCATTGCGAAGGCATCGCGGGACTCGACGCGGCGGACATTGGCTTCGCCGGCGAGCTCGGCTACGTCGTGAAACTCCTTGCCGTGGCCGAGCGCGACGACGGACAGCTTTCCTTGCGGGTCGCGCCGCACCTGGTTCATCGGGGCGACGTGCTGGCCGAGGTGGCCGGGCCTTTCAACGCGGTGAGCGTGTGGGGCGATGCGCTGGGACACAGTTTGCACTACGGCCGCGGTGCCGGCGGGTCGCCCACGGCCAGCGCCGTCGTCGCCGACCTCCTCGGCATCGCACTGGGCACGACGCCCGCCTCCTTCGCCAAGCTCTCGGCCTTCGCGACCAACCCGCCCGCCCGTCTGCGGC
This genomic window contains:
- a CDS encoding homoserine dehydrogenase, encoding MGQTLGITLLGHGTVGRAVRQIITERGDLLARRVGATLDVRHVVVRDPSQHDIDTTTDAEAAIADCDVVVELIGGTTRAKELVELALRSGKHVVTANKSLIAAHGPELFALARENNAAIGFEASCAGGIPIVHALTGGLLANDHHALVGILNGTCNFILTKMTAEGAAYDEALTEAQTAGFAEADPTLDVTGRDAAQKLSILASLAFDAAVVEDDVHCEGIAGLDAADIGFAGELGYVVKLLAVAERDDGQLSLRVAPHLVHRGDVLAEVAGPFNAVSVWGDALGHSLHYGRGAGGSPTASAVVADLLGIALGTTPASFAKLSAFATNPPARLRPIGSLRGRYYLRCQAQDEPGVMSQIAAALGSQGISLSGVMQHEAHDATVPIIVTTHAAEESAIDRALQAIDALDAVQGQPVKLRILDVPDEQL